From one Amycolatopsis sp. FDAARGOS 1241 genomic stretch:
- a CDS encoding carboxymuconolactone decarboxylase family protein: MTNTQRVRIDKQHPAAYKALIALSAEADNSAAAAGLDPLLIELVRIRTSQINGCAFCLRMHTRDALEKGENPDRIAVLPAWEETGYFSETDRAALRLVEAITKVSDGHVSDENYNAAATALTEDQISAVAWIVVVMNAFNRVAITSRYDVAG, encoded by the coding sequence GTGACGAACACGCAGCGCGTCCGCATCGACAAGCAGCACCCGGCCGCCTACAAGGCCCTCATCGCCCTCTCCGCCGAAGCGGACAACAGCGCCGCCGCAGCGGGACTCGACCCGCTCCTGATCGAACTGGTGCGAATCCGCACCTCCCAGATCAACGGCTGCGCGTTCTGCCTGCGCATGCACACCCGCGACGCGCTCGAAAAGGGCGAAAACCCCGACCGGATCGCCGTGCTGCCTGCCTGGGAGGAAACCGGATACTTCTCCGAAACCGACCGTGCCGCCCTCCGTCTGGTGGAAGCGATCACCAAAGTCTCCGACGGACACGTCAGCGACGAGAACTACAACGCCGCTGCCACCGCACTGACCGAAGACCAGATCTCGGCCGTCGCCTGGATCGTCGTCGTGATGAACGCTTTCAACCGCGTCGCGATCACCAGCCGCTACGACGTCGCCGGCTGA
- a CDS encoding cupin domain-containing protein produces MRIAGGLLAVATLAGATACAASDQPAPGTTPTAATAPPPATASQPPTETLTPLLQQALPNVQGKTFTSVIVTFPPGARAASHRHGDAFVYAYVLEGTVRSQLEGQPVTTFRQGQNWIEPPGAHHVLTENTSSTAQAKLLVAFVADPGAQLKVDDPHS; encoded by the coding sequence ATGCGGATCGCCGGCGGCCTCCTGGCCGTCGCCACACTGGCCGGCGCCACGGCTTGCGCCGCCTCGGACCAGCCCGCCCCGGGGACGACCCCGACCGCCGCCACGGCTCCGCCGCCCGCCACGGCATCGCAGCCACCCACGGAAACCCTGACCCCGCTGCTGCAGCAGGCCCTGCCGAATGTGCAAGGCAAGACCTTCACCTCAGTGATCGTCACCTTCCCGCCCGGCGCACGTGCGGCGTCGCACCGGCACGGCGACGCGTTCGTCTACGCCTACGTCCTCGAAGGCACCGTGCGCAGTCAACTGGAAGGCCAACCCGTCACCACTTTCCGCCAGGGCCAGAACTGGATCGAGCCGCCCGGCGCGCACCACGTCCTCACCGAAAACACCAGCTCGACGGCACAGGCCAAGCTCCTGGTCGCCTTTGTCGCCGACCCCGGAGCCCAGCTCAAGGTCGACGACCCCCACTCGTAG
- a CDS encoding MmcQ/YjbR family DNA-binding protein yields the protein MAVIEDVRALGSELERSYPVYVRGRLKFRVKQIVYVAFSLDEAVMGFAFPKEERAALVAGEPGKFRLPSESDMRFNWVDAELAALDPAEAREFVVDAWRMVVPRKVSRAYDLAHPDGPG from the coding sequence ATGGCGGTGATCGAGGATGTCCGTGCCCTGGGCTCAGAACTTGAGCGCTCCTACCCGGTGTACGTGCGTGGCCGGTTGAAGTTCCGGGTCAAGCAGATCGTTTATGTCGCGTTCTCCCTTGACGAGGCGGTGATGGGTTTCGCGTTCCCGAAGGAGGAGCGGGCCGCGCTCGTCGCCGGTGAGCCGGGGAAGTTCCGGCTGCCGTCGGAGTCGGACATGCGGTTCAACTGGGTCGACGCGGAGCTGGCTGCGCTGGACCCGGCCGAGGCTCGCGAGTTCGTCGTGGATGCGTGGCGGATGGTGGTCCCCCGGAAGGTCTCCCGTGCCTACGACCTCGCCCATCCCGATGGTCCGGGATGA
- a CDS encoding polysaccharide deacetylase family protein, translating to MKDISSNLSRDLIGYGKEAPAVQWPHGANVAVNIVVNYEEGSEYSHEMGDGENDSLAEVDYAFPAHMRDLAKESMYEYGSRVGVWRLLRLFDEYDIKATFFGCAVAFERNPEVASVAREAGHDLLGHGWRWEEHWRLTREEEAGRIKKAVESFKETWGEAPSGWYCRYGPSINTRELVVEHGGFLYDSDAYNDDLPYYVEVNGVRHLVVPYSLTYNDIQGTRSPNLFLDYLKRGFDELWLEGSRGRPKMMSIGLHPRLVGQAARTGALREFIEYAQAKGGVWFARRVDIARWWAEHSDEFASGRANNDS from the coding sequence ATGAAAGATATTTCCAGCAACCTGAGCCGAGATCTGATCGGATACGGCAAAGAAGCACCGGCGGTGCAGTGGCCCCATGGTGCCAATGTGGCCGTCAATATCGTGGTGAACTACGAGGAGGGGTCCGAATACTCCCACGAGATGGGAGACGGCGAGAATGACAGCCTGGCCGAAGTGGATTACGCCTTTCCCGCCCATATGAGGGACCTGGCCAAAGAGTCGATGTACGAGTACGGCAGCCGGGTCGGCGTCTGGCGATTGCTTCGCCTCTTCGATGAGTACGACATCAAAGCCACGTTCTTCGGCTGCGCAGTGGCCTTCGAACGCAATCCGGAGGTCGCGTCCGTTGCCCGGGAGGCCGGGCATGACCTACTCGGGCACGGGTGGCGCTGGGAAGAGCACTGGCGCTTGACGCGCGAGGAAGAAGCCGGCCGGATCAAGAAGGCTGTTGAGTCTTTCAAGGAGACGTGGGGCGAAGCCCCGAGTGGCTGGTACTGCCGCTACGGCCCCTCGATCAACACGCGAGAGTTGGTCGTGGAGCACGGGGGATTTCTGTATGACTCGGACGCGTACAACGACGATTTGCCGTACTACGTCGAGGTGAACGGTGTTCGGCATCTCGTGGTGCCCTACTCGTTGACCTACAACGACATTCAGGGAACCCGCTCACCGAACCTGTTCCTCGATTACCTGAAGCGCGGCTTTGACGAACTGTGGCTGGAAGGCTCCCGGGGTCGTCCCAAGATGATGTCCATCGGCCTCCACCCCCGGCTGGTGGGACAGGCGGCACGTACGGGAGCGTTGCGGGAGTTCATCGAGTATGCCCAGGCCAAGGGGGGCGTCTGGTTTGCCCGCAGGGTAGATATTGCCCGCTGGTGGGCTGAGCATTCGGACGAGTTTGCCAGTGGGCGAGCAAACAACGACAGCTAA
- a CDS encoding alkaline phosphatase family protein: MQVTRQRRERSGARFGLSRRNGQRLRIVVAGLAGVLTIGTGVAAATTVPLGDNQVGTQYRDGLQVSDDQLINPIGARLMTQFGKFMGSTVSPDGRFLAASSTDKSVALQVFDLKSYKLIWTVGTASAVNQKLSDGSVGQEGPTYSPDGKFLWLPEQDAITRFPVNADGTLGTPTRFPIPTSGTHLSGNDRSTVANSALVGQLKYAPDGSTLYAALNGQNTVVALNPTTGAVERTWKVGIAPRELAFVGNQLYVSNEGGRQAQAGDTTMDSYGTQVPANGYTGASTTGTVSVINTADPGAAAGSIAVGLHPTAMYVKNNALFVANTNSDTVSVVDTTKGQVVQTIDTKPWPSSNVGYEPTGIALTADGHLLVTLGRANAVAVYRYDGAPQQPVSYIGLLPTDYYPSDVATVGGQIVVTNTRGVDALGPAITTSKGQGTVPVTGHDTHSTTASLTRFTMPSDKDVAGKYTDTVFAQNGWGKNDVQQSNGGKAAAVPVPSRIGDPSTIKHVFLLINENRTYDQILGDMKQGNGDPTLTQFGAKTTPNQHALATQFGLYDNTYDPATNSAEGHNWLMEGDNPEYTESSAGEYQRSYDTEEDVLGHQRAGFLWTGVEDAGKTARNYGEFEYMEGKPSGSWQQYYCAATSVQNGGDAGQLTTPALKGNYGSAIPSLNAIADPQSPPFDLSIPDVYRYQTWKQDFEKNGPANLNMVWLSSDHTGGPTTPESGVADGDLAIGQIVDTISHSQYWKDSAIFVVDDDSQDGADHVDGHRAPVQVISPYAVHGKTVSTYYSQISMVRTIEQMLGAQPLNEKLAAATPMFDAFTNKPDYTPFTAVRNQVPLTEGIATAPSCGLDTLGQTGAAANALNKAEAQKVAVPADMQATAAAWQTWLAGQHTTGNGAIPDYSNPEQMNRYTWYQTHQWKTPYPGDTKIYPPNEVPGAYLPGPDTN; encoded by the coding sequence ATGCAAGTTACGAGACAACGCAGAGAACGCTCGGGCGCCCGGTTCGGGCTCTCGCGCCGGAACGGCCAACGGCTCCGCATCGTGGTGGCCGGTCTGGCCGGTGTTCTCACGATCGGCACGGGAGTGGCTGCCGCCACCACTGTGCCACTGGGCGACAACCAGGTCGGCACGCAGTACCGCGACGGGCTGCAGGTCTCCGACGACCAGCTCATCAACCCGATCGGCGCCCGGTTGATGACTCAGTTCGGCAAGTTCATGGGCTCGACGGTCAGCCCCGACGGACGGTTCCTCGCGGCGAGCAGCACCGACAAGTCGGTGGCTCTGCAGGTCTTCGACCTGAAGAGCTACAAGCTGATCTGGACGGTCGGCACCGCGTCCGCGGTCAACCAGAAGCTCTCCGACGGCTCCGTCGGGCAGGAGGGGCCGACCTACTCGCCGGATGGCAAGTTCCTCTGGCTGCCCGAGCAGGACGCCATCACCCGGTTCCCGGTCAACGCCGACGGCACCCTCGGCACGCCGACCCGCTTTCCGATCCCGACGTCGGGCACCCACCTTTCGGGTAACGACCGCAGCACGGTGGCCAACTCCGCGCTGGTCGGCCAGCTCAAGTACGCGCCGGACGGCTCCACCCTGTACGCCGCGCTCAACGGGCAGAACACGGTCGTGGCGCTCAACCCCACCACCGGTGCAGTCGAGCGGACCTGGAAGGTCGGTATCGCGCCCCGCGAGCTCGCGTTCGTCGGCAACCAGCTCTACGTCAGCAACGAGGGTGGCCGCCAGGCCCAGGCCGGCGACACGACCATGGACTCGTACGGCACCCAGGTGCCCGCCAATGGCTACACCGGCGCCTCGACGACCGGCACCGTCAGCGTCATCAACACGGCGGACCCGGGAGCGGCGGCCGGATCGATCGCGGTCGGGCTGCACCCCACCGCGATGTATGTCAAGAACAACGCGTTGTTCGTCGCCAACACCAACAGCGACACCGTCTCGGTCGTCGACACCACCAAGGGTCAGGTCGTGCAGACGATCGACACGAAGCCGTGGCCGTCGTCCAATGTCGGCTATGAGCCCACCGGCATCGCGCTGACCGCCGACGGGCACCTGCTGGTGACCCTCGGCCGGGCGAACGCCGTCGCGGTCTACCGCTACGACGGCGCGCCGCAGCAGCCGGTGAGCTACATCGGCCTGCTGCCGACGGACTACTACCCGTCGGACGTGGCGACGGTCGGTGGCCAGATCGTGGTCACCAACACCCGTGGTGTCGACGCGCTCGGCCCGGCCATCACGACGTCCAAGGGACAGGGCACCGTCCCGGTGACCGGCCACGACACGCACAGCACCACCGCGTCGCTGACCCGTTTCACCATGCCGAGCGACAAGGACGTCGCCGGCAAGTACACCGACACGGTTTTCGCCCAGAACGGCTGGGGCAAGAACGACGTCCAGCAGTCCAACGGCGGCAAAGCGGCGGCCGTGCCGGTGCCGTCCCGGATCGGCGATCCGTCGACGATCAAGCACGTCTTCCTGCTCATCAACGAGAACCGCACCTACGACCAGATCCTCGGCGACATGAAACAGGGCAACGGTGATCCGACCCTGACGCAGTTCGGTGCGAAGACCACGCCGAACCAGCACGCGCTGGCCACGCAGTTCGGCCTCTACGACAACACCTACGACCCCGCGACGAACTCCGCCGAGGGCCACAACTGGCTCATGGAGGGTGACAACCCCGAGTACACCGAATCCTCGGCCGGCGAGTACCAGCGCAGCTACGACACCGAAGAGGATGTCCTCGGTCACCAGCGTGCCGGTTTCCTGTGGACCGGGGTCGAGGACGCCGGCAAGACGGCCAGGAACTACGGCGAGTTCGAGTACATGGAGGGCAAGCCCTCCGGCAGCTGGCAGCAGTACTACTGCGCGGCCACGAGTGTCCAGAACGGTGGCGATGCCGGCCAGCTGACCACCCCCGCGCTGAAGGGCAACTACGGCTCGGCGATCCCGTCGCTGAACGCGATCGCCGACCCGCAGTCCCCGCCGTTCGACCTGTCGATCCCGGACGTCTACCGCTACCAGACGTGGAAGCAGGACTTCGAGAAGAACGGCCCGGCCAACTTGAACATGGTGTGGCTGTCCAGCGACCACACCGGCGGACCGACCACACCGGAGTCGGGCGTGGCCGACGGCGACCTCGCCATCGGCCAGATCGTCGACACGATCTCGCACAGCCAGTACTGGAAGGACTCGGCCATCTTCGTGGTCGACGACGACAGTCAGGACGGTGCCGACCACGTCGACGGACACCGCGCCCCGGTCCAGGTGATCAGCCCGTACGCGGTGCACGGCAAGACCGTGAGTACCTACTACTCGCAGATCAGCATGGTCCGCACCATCGAGCAGATGCTCGGCGCGCAGCCGCTCAACGAGAAGCTCGCGGCGGCCACGCCGATGTTCGACGCGTTCACCAACAAGCCCGACTACACGCCGTTCACCGCGGTGCGGAACCAGGTTCCCCTCACCGAGGGCATCGCCACCGCGCCGTCATGCGGTCTCGACACCCTGGGCCAGACGGGCGCCGCGGCGAACGCGCTGAACAAGGCCGAGGCTCAGAAGGTCGCGGTACCGGCGGACATGCAGGCCACCGCCGCCGCGTGGCAGACCTGGCTCGCCGGCCAGCACACCACCGGCAACGGGGCGATCCCGGACTACTCGAACCCCGAGCAGATGAACCGCTACACCTGGTACCAGACGCACCAATGGAAGACGCCCTACCCGGGCGACACGAAGATCTACCCACCGAACGAGGTGCCCGGCGCCTACCTCCCCGGCCCGGACACCAACTGA
- a CDS encoding HD domain-containing protein, whose product MSQVIAGLEVPETAAVAEATQLIQETTNPLIYHHSRRVFFFSLIHAQKLGVEPDPELLYLAAMFHDTGLLKPFSEVEQRFEVDGADHARKFLLERGFSTAATDTVWAAIALHTTPGIPSKMGAEIATTNLGVLTDVLGVGLDWIDQDQIKEIVGVHPREDFKSEFLKAYVDGNKDRPDTTHGTVNADVLEHFVPGFRRPTTVELMLGNPWPN is encoded by the coding sequence ATGTCACAAGTCATCGCAGGGTTGGAGGTTCCTGAAACGGCGGCAGTCGCCGAAGCGACCCAGCTCATCCAGGAAACGACGAACCCTCTCATTTACCACCACTCCCGGCGGGTCTTCTTCTTCAGCCTGATTCACGCGCAGAAGCTCGGCGTGGAGCCGGACCCGGAGCTGCTGTACCTGGCCGCGATGTTCCACGACACCGGCCTGCTGAAGCCCTTCTCCGAGGTCGAACAGCGTTTCGAGGTCGATGGCGCCGACCACGCCCGCAAGTTCTTGCTCGAGCGCGGTTTTTCGACCGCCGCTACCGACACGGTGTGGGCGGCGATCGCGCTGCACACGACGCCGGGCATTCCCAGTAAGATGGGCGCGGAAATCGCGACCACCAATCTTGGCGTGCTGACCGATGTTCTCGGCGTAGGTTTGGATTGGATCGACCAGGATCAGATCAAGGAGATCGTCGGCGTCCACCCGCGGGAAGACTTCAAGTCCGAGTTCCTGAAAGCCTACGTCGACGGGAACAAGGATCGCCCCGACACCACGCACGGCACCGTGAACGCCGATGTGCTCGAGCACTTCGTCCCAGGCTTCCGGCGGCCGACCACGGTCGAGCTCATGCTCGGCAACCCCTGGCCAAACTGA
- a CDS encoding MFS transporter produces the protein MAFDAKPAMSQKPRSLGEIIDDMGLTRTHYLALALVVLGGLFEVFEQLILSALGPSLEKSLGIDASTLALLSTVSLIAIVVGGISGGVIADMLGRRSLLAVSLGVYCVGSVLSAMAPNSAVLGLTRIVTGLGVGGEIAVGLTYLSELTPTKVRGVFVSLFNTISAGVGLFLAYAYTLLVIGPLASAVGAGDNAWRWAFGLLGLPAVLIFFFRRYLPETPAYLLSRGKIEKTNEALTRLATGRLRLRSGDIHHYVDSQTVAVSESAQHERSAFQALKSVLTRPLRRRTIALGIAAFLAWGAEFSVVLLMPIMLVNRGYSVQGSVAFTMVQNLGGLIGCAIASYGGFAISRRTVVCLGSVCGAAGVLAFALFAQGDTLILVLGFLFQIFVLLVNTTIWTWAPELFPTRVRGFGTAVVVNTGFVGGALLPLVASSLLQGVGEFWVFAIVAVMYLGLALAALFVPETHRVPLEVLHGSGK, from the coding sequence ATGGCATTCGACGCCAAGCCCGCCATGAGCCAAAAGCCCAGGTCGCTCGGTGAGATCATCGACGACATGGGACTCACCAGGACCCATTATCTTGCGCTCGCCCTCGTGGTGCTGGGCGGGCTCTTCGAGGTGTTCGAACAGCTCATTCTCTCGGCGCTGGGACCCTCCCTTGAAAAGAGCCTCGGGATCGATGCCTCCACTTTGGCGTTGCTCTCGACCGTAAGTCTCATCGCGATTGTCGTCGGTGGCATCAGCGGCGGAGTGATCGCCGACATGCTGGGTCGCAGGAGCCTGCTGGCCGTCAGTCTTGGGGTCTACTGCGTGGGCTCGGTACTGTCGGCGATGGCTCCGAACTCGGCCGTTCTTGGCCTCACGCGGATCGTGACCGGCCTCGGGGTCGGCGGCGAGATCGCCGTTGGGCTCACCTACCTCTCGGAGTTGACCCCGACCAAGGTCCGGGGTGTATTCGTTTCTCTGTTCAACACGATCTCAGCGGGCGTCGGGTTGTTCCTCGCCTACGCCTACACGTTGCTTGTGATCGGCCCGCTCGCCTCCGCTGTCGGCGCCGGCGACAACGCCTGGCGGTGGGCCTTCGGTTTGCTGGGCCTTCCGGCTGTCCTGATTTTCTTCTTCAGGCGGTACCTACCCGAGACACCGGCTTACCTCCTGAGCCGGGGCAAGATCGAGAAGACGAACGAAGCTCTCACGCGACTGGCGACCGGAAGGCTGCGCCTCCGAAGTGGCGACATCCACCACTACGTCGACAGCCAGACCGTCGCCGTCTCGGAGAGCGCGCAGCACGAGCGTTCCGCATTTCAGGCGTTGAAGAGTGTGCTCACCAGGCCACTTCGCCGGCGCACCATCGCCCTGGGGATCGCGGCATTCCTGGCGTGGGGTGCCGAGTTCAGCGTCGTCCTGCTCATGCCCATCATGCTGGTCAACCGAGGGTATTCGGTGCAGGGCAGCGTGGCCTTCACGATGGTGCAGAACCTCGGCGGCCTCATCGGATGCGCGATCGCCTCGTACGGCGGATTTGCGATTTCTCGCCGGACCGTAGTTTGTCTGGGTTCGGTCTGCGGCGCGGCCGGCGTTCTCGCCTTCGCTCTGTTCGCTCAAGGTGACACGCTCATCCTGGTGCTCGGCTTCTTGTTCCAGATCTTCGTACTGCTCGTCAACACCACCATCTGGACTTGGGCGCCAGAGCTGTTCCCGACCCGAGTCCGTGGTTTCGGAACGGCCGTCGTCGTAAACACCGGCTTTGTGGGCGGCGCGCTGCTTCCGTTGGTCGCCAGCTCTCTCCTGCAAGGTGTCGGTGAGTTTTGGGTGTTCGCCATCGTGGCTGTGATGTACCTGGGCTTGGCGCTGGCGGCGCTGTTCGTGCCGGAAACCCATCGCGTCCCCCTGGAGGTGCTTCACGGATCCGGCAAATGA
- a CDS encoding FadR/GntR family transcriptional regulator has protein sequence MQSSDQSALPQRRYLRVAQALLSEIQQGGLAAGARLPSDRELATKFEVSRASVREALFALELSGAITVRHGDGTYVADLRRGLSQRSGREIGSTPEHVIAARLVVEPPVSRLLAASPGDLDLDKVQRELDLAIGLIDEPAQLPDFVNHSMAFHADLAAMCPNHLLSHFASELVEIDRQPLWVLINQIVLQDHKNRVQLITDHQRILDAIRSDGPQGAEDAMRDHLRLNKEQLFPGQAGIEWPGL, from the coding sequence ATGCAGTCGTCAGACCAGTCAGCTCTGCCGCAGCGGCGGTATTTGCGCGTAGCTCAGGCGCTTCTGAGTGAGATACAGCAAGGGGGCCTGGCTGCGGGGGCTCGACTGCCGTCGGACCGCGAACTCGCCACGAAGTTCGAGGTATCGAGAGCAAGCGTTCGTGAGGCGCTCTTTGCACTGGAATTGAGCGGTGCCATCACGGTGCGGCACGGGGACGGCACCTACGTGGCGGACCTGCGCCGGGGCCTGTCCCAGCGCTCCGGGCGTGAGATCGGTTCAACGCCCGAGCACGTCATCGCAGCTCGGCTGGTGGTCGAGCCACCGGTTTCCCGTCTGCTTGCGGCAAGTCCCGGTGATCTTGACCTGGACAAGGTGCAACGCGAGCTTGACCTGGCTATCGGCTTGATCGACGAGCCGGCGCAGCTTCCCGACTTCGTCAATCACTCGATGGCTTTCCACGCCGACCTGGCCGCAATGTGCCCGAATCACCTTCTCAGTCACTTCGCGTCGGAGCTGGTCGAGATCGACCGGCAGCCCTTGTGGGTCTTGATCAACCAGATCGTGCTTCAGGACCACAAAAATCGTGTCCAGCTGATCACCGACCATCAGCGCATCCTCGACGCAATTCGCAGCGATGGTCCCCAGGGTGCTGAGGATGCCATGCGGGATCATTTGCGCCTGAACAAGGAACAGCTCTTCCCCGGGCAAGCCGGGATCGAGTGGCCAGGACTCTGA
- a CDS encoding VOC family protein — protein MAAPRRPHRRDHHRHPDPDRHHAGETLTQPSLSGIHHLKLPVRDIAAGLSWFECALGAQHIERFDHHDETGARYAVIIMLPGVEVPIELRLAPAAAEAIAGYDPVTFGVTDRAALDRWIEHFDAVGVAHTPVISGFIGDLIDFTTPDGLALRLYTVPEGGFDAVELDPERADISSMHLRRRIMRR, from the coding sequence ATGGCTGCGCCCAGGCGACCGCATCGACGCGACCATCACCGGCATCCCGACCCTGACCGTCACCATGCAGGAGAAACCTTGACCCAGCCAAGCTTGTCCGGCATCCACCACCTCAAGCTGCCCGTCCGGGACATCGCGGCCGGTCTCAGCTGGTTCGAATGTGCGCTCGGCGCGCAGCACATCGAACGGTTCGACCATCACGACGAGACGGGCGCACGCTACGCGGTGATCATCATGCTGCCGGGTGTCGAGGTGCCGATCGAGCTGCGGCTGGCGCCCGCTGCGGCTGAGGCCATCGCCGGATACGACCCGGTGACCTTCGGCGTCACCGATCGGGCCGCGCTCGACCGGTGGATCGAACACTTCGATGCGGTCGGCGTCGCGCACACACCGGTGATTTCCGGATTCATCGGAGACCTGATCGACTTCACCACTCCTGACGGCCTCGCGCTCCGCCTGTACACGGTCCCCGAAGGCGGTTTCGACGCCGTCGAACTCGACCCGGAACGCGCCGACATCTCGTCGATGCACCTCAGGCGCCGGATCATGCGGCGCTGA
- a CDS encoding cupin domain-containing protein translates to MTDSVTGKYVQVTVDPANPPADGLLLSGTNVPEIQNCLGVATIPPGAPRTETIAHATSEVMYVAQGVGRLHTDQGVLDFERGQAIFIPAASWHALENTGTEDLVSVFSFPSPSRPSTQAKRVS, encoded by the coding sequence ATGACCGACAGTGTCACGGGAAAGTACGTTCAGGTCACCGTGGATCCCGCGAACCCTCCGGCTGACGGACTGTTGTTGAGTGGAACCAACGTCCCCGAGATTCAAAATTGCCTCGGAGTGGCGACGATCCCACCAGGGGCGCCCCGGACGGAAACCATCGCGCACGCCACTTCCGAGGTCATGTACGTTGCCCAAGGGGTGGGTCGACTGCACACCGACCAGGGAGTCCTGGACTTCGAGCGAGGTCAGGCCATCTTCATCCCGGCGGCTTCCTGGCACGCGCTGGAGAACACCGGAACCGAGGACCTCGTCTCCGTGTTCTCCTTCCCCTCGCCTTCGCGGCCGTCAACGCAAGCCAAAAGGGTGTCTTGA
- a CDS encoding cupin domain-containing protein, whose amino-acid sequence MSTMSAGASQPPTESLTPLLQQALPNVQGKTFTSAIVTFPPGARAAAHRHGDAFVYAYVLEGTVRSQLEGQPVTTFHQGQNWFEQPGAHHVLTENTSSTEQARLLVVFVADPGAQLKVDDPHS is encoded by the coding sequence ATGTCCACCATGTCCGCGGGGGCATCGCAGCCACCCACCGAATCCCTGACTCCGCTGCTGCAGCAGGCCCTGCCGAATGTGCAGGGCAAGACCTTCACGTCGGCGATCGTCACTTTCCCACCCGGCGCACGCGCAGCCGCGCACCGGCACGGCGACGCGTTCGTCTACGCCTACGTCCTTGAAGGCACCGTGCGTAGCCAGCTCGAAGGCCAACCCGTCACCACCTTCCACCAGGGCCAGAACTGGTTCGAGCAGCCGGGTGCGCACCACGTCCTCACGGAGAACACCAGCTCCACGGAACAGGCCAGGCTCCTGGTGGTCTTCGTCGCCGACCCTGGAGCCCAGCTCAAGGTCGACGACCCGCACTCGTAA
- a CDS encoding NADP-dependent oxidoreductase, with translation MQAITVRDQDAGIAGLSLTDLPDPRAAQNDVVVRVHAAGFTRGELDWSATWTDRAGRDRTPSVPGHELSGVVVEVGFGTTGLSVGQRVFGMADWFRDGSLAEYTAVEARNLAPLPADVDHTVAAALPISGLTAWQGLFDHGRLATGQTVLIHGAAGGVGSIAVQLAREVGARVIGTGRTADRDRALALGVGTFIDLQTEKLEVAGEVDVVFDVIGGEILDRSAALVRAGGTLVTIAMPPKVQPTDGRAVFFVVEPDRARLADLATRLRDGRLEPAVGAVAPLAEAPAALAPGKRTPGKTIIRVAES, from the coding sequence ATGCAAGCCATCACTGTTCGGGACCAGGACGCCGGTATCGCAGGGCTCTCACTGACGGACCTGCCCGACCCCCGCGCGGCCCAGAACGACGTCGTCGTGCGGGTGCACGCCGCGGGTTTCACCCGCGGGGAACTCGACTGGTCGGCCACGTGGACCGATCGCGCGGGTCGGGACAGGACGCCGAGCGTGCCCGGCCACGAGCTGTCGGGTGTCGTGGTCGAAGTGGGTTTCGGCACCACTGGCCTGAGTGTTGGCCAGCGGGTGTTCGGCATGGCCGACTGGTTCCGCGACGGCTCGCTTGCCGAGTACACCGCGGTGGAGGCCCGCAATCTCGCACCGCTGCCGGCGGATGTCGACCACACCGTGGCGGCCGCGCTGCCGATCTCCGGACTGACCGCCTGGCAAGGCCTGTTCGACCACGGCCGCCTGGCCACCGGCCAGACCGTCCTGATCCACGGCGCTGCCGGCGGCGTGGGGTCGATCGCGGTACAGCTCGCCCGCGAAGTCGGTGCCCGCGTTATCGGTACCGGCCGGACCGCTGACCGGGACCGGGCGCTCGCGCTCGGCGTCGGCACCTTTATCGACCTCCAGACCGAGAAGCTGGAGGTCGCCGGCGAAGTCGACGTCGTGTTCGACGTGATCGGCGGAGAGATCCTCGATCGCTCCGCCGCCCTGGTGCGCGCCGGCGGCACGCTCGTCACCATCGCCATGCCGCCCAAAGTCCAGCCCACGGACGGGCGGGCCGTCTTCTTCGTCGTCGAACCCGACCGTGCCCGGCTCGCCGACCTCGCCACGCGGCTGAGGGACGGACGGCTCGAACCGGCGGTCGGTGCTGTAGCGCCACTCGCCGAAGCACCGGCCGCGCTGGCCCCTGGCAAGCGCACCCCCGGCAAGACGATCATCCGCGTCGCGGAAAGCTGA